In a genomic window of Akkermansia massiliensis:
- a CDS encoding glycosyltransferase family 2 protein translates to MHHPVQTIPEAPLVSIIVPVYNLETCVSSCLDSLLRQTWSPLEIILVNDGSTDRTAHILNAYAARHQNIRVITRENAGVDAARYAGMDMAAGEYVMFVDGDDAIFPDSVEAMAQMAVRERADVVIGDYVRHLDRFGLFRRKDGHIPHSRVVEREEFLSSYHSGFFGMDRHGLFYTYGKMCIKLYRREFLLSSRPAPSGLRYAEDQLFNLQVFPRAERIAVLAKEVYIYKFGGVTGNLSLSLFDDMLRLHSLKLTLTDREDWKKSELGAFLNNVRSFLATLAVSGKLKADGMPQALEKLNASSIWRHALEAHPARDDAFLSAMRRNDAAAAYAELSRHTFLKKIAYRLRRILLRLVR, encoded by the coding sequence ATGCACCACCCTGTTCAAACCATTCCGGAGGCTCCCCTCGTCAGCATCATCGTTCCCGTGTACAACCTGGAAACGTGCGTTTCCTCCTGCCTGGACAGCCTGCTGCGCCAGACCTGGTCACCGCTGGAAATCATCCTGGTCAATGACGGTTCCACGGACCGCACGGCGCACATTCTGAACGCCTATGCGGCGCGGCATCAGAACATCCGGGTCATCACCCGGGAGAACGCGGGGGTGGACGCCGCGCGCTACGCCGGCATGGACATGGCCGCGGGAGAGTATGTGATGTTCGTGGACGGGGACGACGCCATTTTTCCGGACAGCGTGGAAGCCATGGCTCAAATGGCCGTCCGGGAACGGGCGGACGTCGTCATCGGAGACTACGTCCGCCATCTGGACCGCTTCGGCCTCTTCCGCAGGAAGGACGGCCATATCCCGCACAGCCGGGTGGTGGAAAGGGAGGAATTCCTGTCCTCCTACCATTCCGGCTTCTTCGGCATGGACAGGCACGGCCTGTTCTACACCTACGGGAAAATGTGCATCAAGCTTTACAGAAGGGAATTCCTTCTGTCCAGCCGTCCCGCCCCCAGCGGGCTCAGGTACGCGGAAGACCAGCTGTTCAACCTTCAGGTATTCCCCAGGGCGGAACGAATCGCCGTGCTGGCAAAGGAGGTGTATATCTATAAATTCGGAGGGGTGACCGGGAACCTGTCCCTCTCCCTCTTTGACGACATGCTCCGCCTTCATTCCCTCAAGCTGACCTTGACGGACCGGGAAGACTGGAAAAAAAGCGAACTGGGGGCCTTCCTGAACAACGTGCGCAGCTTTCTGGCAACCCTGGCCGTCTCCGGAAAACTGAAGGCGGACGGCATGCCGCAGGCGCTTGAAAAATTGAACGCCAGCTCCATCTGGCGCCACGCGCTGGAAGCCCATCCCGCCCGTGACGACGCCTTCCTTTCCGCCATGCGCCGGAATGACGCCGCGGCGGCCTACGCGGAACTCAGCCGCCATACCTTCCTGAAAAAAATCGCCTAC
- a CDS encoding EpsG family protein → MFNWTILFLILGAVYQAGTGGIFSASTARLDSLAGFLFVVALIMYMGARPVSAEFGDTINYAAEFQTLQQGEAGNWKAQLTGMKGEWLFAVILHAWAQHGNVHDYFLTCSAVYVGALALASYRIFGARWFIPFLITCAMFTFWVYGVNGVRNGMAASVMILGLTFRSNLKMLLLCTVLAVSLHKSMMLLAAAGACAWFITDTRYYVAAWVGSILAVILAGPAIGEMIASSGFFDDPRLTLYINQADELKASSALFSSVGFRWDFLIYSALPIVTSCYFLFREEYRDVMYTWLLNIYIAANAFWILCMYAAFSNRFAQLSWFLMGFVFIYPFFKQRFWADQEKKLACFIPVVYAFTFYMNIYNA, encoded by the coding sequence TTGTTTAACTGGACCATTCTTTTTTTAATCCTTGGTGCGGTTTATCAGGCGGGAACGGGAGGAATCTTTTCCGCTTCCACCGCCAGGCTGGACAGCCTGGCCGGCTTTTTATTCGTCGTCGCCCTGATCATGTACATGGGCGCGCGTCCCGTCAGCGCAGAGTTTGGAGATACCATCAATTACGCCGCGGAATTCCAGACGCTTCAGCAGGGAGAGGCGGGCAACTGGAAAGCCCAGTTGACGGGCATGAAGGGGGAATGGCTGTTTGCCGTCATTCTGCATGCGTGGGCGCAGCACGGCAATGTGCACGATTATTTCCTGACCTGTTCCGCGGTATACGTGGGAGCGCTGGCCCTGGCCAGCTACAGGATTTTCGGAGCCCGGTGGTTCATTCCCTTCCTGATTACGTGCGCCATGTTCACCTTCTGGGTATACGGGGTCAACGGCGTCCGCAACGGCATGGCCGCCTCCGTGATGATTCTGGGCCTCACCTTCCGCAGCAACCTTAAAATGCTTCTCCTTTGCACCGTGCTCGCCGTCAGCCTGCACAAGTCCATGATGCTGCTGGCCGCCGCGGGAGCCTGCGCCTGGTTTATCACGGATACGCGGTATTACGTGGCGGCGTGGGTAGGGAGCATCCTGGCCGTCATTCTGGCCGGTCCCGCCATCGGGGAGATGATCGCCTCCTCCGGCTTTTTCGATGATCCGCGCCTGACCCTTTACATCAACCAGGCGGATGAATTGAAGGCTTCCTCCGCATTGTTCAGCAGCGTGGGTTTCCGCTGGGATTTCCTGATTTACAGCGCGCTCCCCATTGTGACGAGCTGTTACTTCCTGTTCCGGGAGGAATACCGGGACGTGATGTATACGTGGCTGCTGAACATCTACATTGCGGCCAATGCGTTCTGGATTCTCTGCATGTACGCGGCGTTCAGCAACAGGTTCGCCCAGCTTTCCTGGTTCCTGATGGGCTTTGTCTTCATCTATCCCTTTTTCAAGCAGAGGTTCTGGGCGGACCAGGAAAAGAAACTGGCCTGCTTTATCCCGGTGGTTTACGCCTTCACCTTTTACATGAATATTTACAACGCATGA
- a CDS encoding glycosyltransferase family 4 protein, whose amino-acid sequence MKRKLIRVAASPISLDLLLKGQLNYLNGFFDVLAVASPGAEHARIRRREGVETVELEMERTISLWKDLKSLWRLFLLFRRERPWGVHSVTPKAGLLSMAAAALARVPVRVHTFTGLIFPYRKGAFKFLLKQMDRLTCLFATHVIPEGEGVRQLLMAEKVTGKPLEILAHGNVNGVDPDYFRRSGCREEVRKRLELPEDAVLFVFVGRITEDKGIRELLAAFSALRAETGRPPVFLALVGWTEDYAGDKLDVPGVFRPGFQEDIRSWLEAADAFVLPSYREGFPNSLLQAGAMELPSIATDICGCNEIVKDGVNGLLVPARDEEALRQAMAAMRDDPERRGRMGAEAAEQVKSRFSCRMVWEALLHFYGRASA is encoded by the coding sequence ATGAAAAGGAAGCTCATCCGGGTTGCGGCGTCCCCTATCTCGCTGGACCTGCTGCTCAAGGGCCAGTTGAATTACCTGAACGGGTTTTTTGACGTTCTTGCCGTGGCTTCCCCCGGAGCGGAGCATGCGCGCATCCGCCGCCGCGAAGGCGTGGAAACCGTGGAGCTGGAGATGGAACGGACCATTTCCCTGTGGAAGGATTTGAAAAGCCTGTGGCGCCTGTTCCTGCTGTTCCGCAGGGAACGCCCGTGGGGAGTGCATTCCGTGACCCCCAAGGCCGGACTGCTGAGCATGGCGGCGGCGGCTCTTGCCCGCGTTCCGGTCCGCGTCCATACCTTCACCGGCCTGATTTTTCCCTACCGGAAGGGGGCCTTCAAGTTCCTGCTCAAGCAGATGGACCGCCTGACCTGCCTGTTTGCCACCCACGTTATTCCGGAGGGGGAGGGCGTCCGGCAGCTCTTGATGGCGGAGAAGGTGACGGGCAAGCCTCTGGAAATCCTGGCCCACGGGAACGTCAACGGCGTTGATCCTGATTATTTCCGCCGTTCCGGCTGCCGGGAGGAAGTGAGGAAGCGTCTGGAACTGCCGGAAGATGCCGTGCTGTTTGTTTTTGTGGGGCGCATTACGGAAGACAAGGGCATCCGTGAGCTGCTTGCCGCGTTTTCCGCCCTGCGCGCAGAGACCGGGCGTCCTCCCGTTTTTCTGGCTCTGGTGGGATGGACGGAGGATTACGCCGGAGACAAGCTGGACGTGCCCGGCGTGTTCCGCCCCGGTTTTCAGGAGGATATCCGGTCCTGGCTGGAAGCCGCGGACGCGTTCGTGCTGCCCAGCTACCGGGAGGGATTTCCCAATTCGCTGCTGCAGGCGGGTGCCATGGAACTGCCCTCCATTGCCACGGATATATGCGGGTGCAATGAGATCGTGAAAGACGGCGTGAACGGCCTGCTGGTTCCGGCACGGGATGAAGAGGCTCTCCGGCAGGCCATGGCGGCCATGCGGGACGACCCGGAACGGCGCG